The following are encoded in a window of Pseudomonas multiresinivorans genomic DNA:
- the mprF gene encoding bifunctional lysylphosphatidylglycerol flippase/synthetase MprF encodes MSANPATPDTPAPDEATPRAAWLDWINANRQALGLGVTLVLFSLALIACYHLLRDIDAYSLHDALLDVPTTALTGAFAATVVGFIFLLGYEWSASRFAGVKLPTPALLTGGFSAFAIGNAVGLSMLSGGSVRYRLYARLGLGAGDVALMTLFASLSLGCALPVLAAVAALSDLSDASLALHLPQWLVAVLALGIIAFCLLLVVGIERRRLPEQPSPDSHLVRVGRRTLRLPGLRLSLLQLLITALDVAAAATVLYLLLPEAPPFGAFLLVYLIALAAGVLSHVPGGVGVFEAVLLAAFAGQLGAAPLAAALLLYRLIYVVLPLIVACLLLLFLEARRILVAKQAVRITSGFAAQILSLLVFISGIVLLFSGATPSIDTRLDEVGFLVPHRLIDASHLAASLIGVLCLLLAYGLRRRLSAAWALTLGLLIAGAALSLLKGFDWEEALILSFTAALLVIFRSAFYRRSRLMDLPFSPLYLGAAACVIAASIWLLLFAYQDVPYSHELWWQFALDADAPRGLRAALGSCLLLAALALYWLLRTAPPAIHAPTREELDSAAGILANSSQPDGGLALSGDKALLFHEGNDAFLMYARRGRSLVALFDPIGPAQARAELIWQFRDLCDLHHARPVFYQVRAENLPLYMDIGLTALKLGEEARVDLRRFDLESKGKEMKDLRYTWNRGQRDGLSLEFHDAGQAPMDELRAISDAWLGGKNVREKGFSLGRFTPEYLHYFRVVVVRFQGRAVAFANLLETSGKELASIDLMRVVPDAPKLTMEFLMLGLILHYKESGHTRFSLGMVPLAGLQPRRGAPLTQRLGALVFRRGEQFYNFQGLRRFKDKFQPDWEPRYLAVPAGLDPLVALADTAALIAGGLSGLVKR; translated from the coding sequence ATGAGCGCCAACCCTGCCACACCCGATACACCTGCCCCCGACGAAGCCACGCCACGAGCGGCATGGCTCGACTGGATCAACGCCAACCGCCAGGCACTCGGCCTGGGCGTAACCCTGGTGCTGTTCAGCCTGGCGTTGATCGCCTGCTACCACCTGCTGCGCGACATCGACGCCTATTCCCTGCACGACGCCCTGCTCGATGTGCCCACCACCGCACTGACTGGCGCCTTCGCGGCCACTGTCGTGGGCTTCATCTTCCTGCTCGGCTATGAATGGTCGGCCAGCCGCTTCGCCGGTGTGAAACTACCCACCCCCGCGCTGCTGACCGGCGGCTTCTCCGCCTTTGCCATCGGCAATGCCGTCGGGCTGTCGATGCTGTCCGGCGGCTCGGTGCGCTATCGCCTCTATGCCCGGCTGGGACTGGGCGCCGGCGATGTCGCGCTGATGACCCTGTTTGCCAGCCTCTCGCTGGGCTGCGCCTTGCCAGTGCTGGCAGCCGTGGCCGCGCTGAGCGACCTCTCGGACGCATCGCTGGCCCTGCACCTGCCACAGTGGCTGGTGGCGGTCCTCGCGCTGGGCATCATCGCCTTCTGCCTGCTGCTGGTGGTCGGTATCGAACGTCGCCGCCTGCCGGAGCAACCCTCGCCGGACAGCCACCTGGTTCGCGTCGGCCGCCGCACGCTGCGCCTGCCCGGCCTGCGGCTGTCGCTGCTGCAACTGCTGATCACCGCGCTGGACGTTGCCGCTGCCGCCACCGTGCTCTATCTGCTGCTACCCGAGGCCCCGCCCTTCGGCGCCTTCCTGCTGGTCTACCTGATCGCCCTGGCGGCTGGCGTGCTCAGCCACGTCCCCGGTGGCGTCGGCGTCTTCGAAGCCGTGCTGCTGGCTGCCTTCGCCGGGCAACTGGGTGCCGCACCGCTCGCCGCGGCGCTGCTGCTCTACCGCCTGATCTATGTCGTGCTGCCGCTGATCGTCGCCTGCCTGCTGCTGCTGTTCCTCGAGGCACGCCGCATCCTGGTGGCCAAGCAGGCGGTGCGGATCACCTCCGGCTTTGCCGCGCAGATCCTCTCGCTGCTGGTGTTCATCTCCGGCATCGTGCTGCTGTTTTCCGGCGCGACACCGTCCATCGATACCCGCCTCGACGAAGTCGGCTTCCTCGTACCGCATCGCCTGATCGACGCCTCGCACCTGGCCGCCAGCCTGATTGGCGTGCTCTGCCTGCTGCTCGCCTACGGTCTGCGTCGTCGCCTCTCCGCTGCCTGGGCGCTGACCCTTGGCCTCCTGATCGCCGGCGCCGCCTTGTCGCTCCTCAAGGGCTTCGACTGGGAAGAAGCACTGATCCTCAGCTTCACCGCCGCCCTGCTGGTGATCTTCCGCAGCGCCTTCTATCGTCGCAGCCGCCTGATGGATCTGCCCTTCTCGCCGCTGTACCTGGGCGCAGCCGCGTGCGTCATCGCCGCTTCCATCTGGCTGCTGCTGTTCGCCTACCAGGACGTGCCCTACAGCCATGAGCTCTGGTGGCAGTTCGCCCTGGACGCCGATGCTCCGCGCGGCCTGCGCGCCGCCCTGGGCAGTTGCCTGTTGCTGGCCGCCCTGGCGCTGTACTGGCTGCTGCGCACCGCACCGCCGGCGATCCACGCCCCGACCCGAGAGGAGCTGGACAGCGCCGCCGGCATCCTCGCCAACTCCTCACAGCCAGATGGCGGCCTTGCCCTGTCCGGCGACAAGGCTCTGCTGTTCCATGAGGGCAACGACGCCTTCCTGATGTATGCCCGCCGGGGCCGCAGCCTGGTGGCGCTGTTCGATCCGATCGGCCCGGCACAGGCCCGCGCCGAGCTGATCTGGCAGTTCCGCGACCTTTGCGACCTGCACCACGCGCGCCCGGTGTTCTACCAGGTGCGCGCGGAGAACCTGCCGCTGTACATGGATATCGGCCTGACCGCGCTCAAGCTCGGCGAAGAAGCGCGGGTCGACCTGCGCCGCTTCGACCTGGAGAGCAAGGGCAAGGAGATGAAGGACCTGCGCTACACCTGGAACCGCGGCCAGCGCGATGGCCTGAGCCTGGAGTTCCATGATGCCGGCCAGGCGCCGATGGACGAGCTGCGCGCCATCTCCGATGCCTGGTTGGGTGGCAAGAACGTCCGTGAGAAGGGCTTCTCCCTCGGCCGCTTCACCCCTGAATACCTGCACTATTTCCGCGTCGTCGTGGTCCGTTTCCAGGGCCGTGCCGTGGCTTTCGCCAACCTGCTGGAAACGTCCGGCAAGGAACTGGCGAGCATCGACCTGATGCGCGTCGTCCCCGATGCGCCCAAGCTGACCATGGAGTTCCTCATGCTCGGCCTGATCCTGCATTACAAGGAGAGCGGGCACACCCGCTTCAGCCTCGGCATGGTGCCCCTGGCCGGCTTGCAGCCGCGCCGTGGCGCCCCGCTGACCCAACGTCTCGGCGCGCTGGTCTTTCGCCGGGGTGAGCAGTTCTACAACTTCCAGGGGCTGCGTCGCTTCAAGGACAAGTTCCAGCCCGACTGGGAACCCCGTTACCTGGCCGTGCCCGCCGGACTGGATCCGCTGGTGGCCCTGGCCGACACAGCCGCCCTCATCGCGGGCGGCCTGAGTGGATTGGTAAAACGCTGA
- a CDS encoding virulence factor family protein — protein MLKRRWRHLLALLLLIVIAIGLLLWSRPAPQASLDHRQLPDGSDAGLANPGKQPNARVLLAVQADQKLDDAQLLALAHDSGARVVQFVFPENDCKAQQARIQAAGELLDGQPTLVAGIGPGSAWAFRWLAGQTDDKAKALSVGFSLEKPDCAATPLPQTAPHGHWLAAWNDNPDDASARFARGLKNAETVITDYDTPLPKVLADQLRQQLQGGGDNVPVVEVPAAKPSETVTLFYSGDGGWRDLDRDVAAQMAELGYPVVGVDALRYFWEHKTPEQSAADLALLMQHYREKWGAKHFVLAGYSFGADVLPAIYNRLPADAKKDVSSVILLAFARSGSFEIEVQGWLGKAGQEASTGPEMARLPGPKVLCVYGVEEKDESGCTQPQAVGENLQLPGGHHFDEDYPALAKRLVNAIRSRQSADDEG, from the coding sequence ATGTTGAAACGACGCTGGCGACACCTGCTCGCCCTTCTCCTGCTGATCGTCATTGCCATCGGCCTGCTGCTGTGGAGCCGCCCGGCCCCGCAGGCCTCCCTGGACCACCGCCAGTTGCCCGATGGCAGCGACGCCGGCCTGGCCAACCCCGGCAAGCAGCCCAATGCGCGCGTGCTGCTGGCCGTGCAGGCCGACCAGAAGCTGGACGACGCCCAGTTGCTGGCCCTGGCCCACGACAGCGGCGCCCGCGTGGTGCAGTTCGTCTTCCCGGAGAATGACTGCAAGGCCCAGCAGGCTCGCATCCAGGCCGCTGGTGAGCTGCTCGACGGCCAGCCGACCCTGGTCGCCGGTATCGGTCCGGGCAGCGCCTGGGCCTTCCGCTGGCTCGCCGGGCAGACCGACGACAAGGCCAAGGCGCTGTCCGTGGGCTTCTCCCTGGAAAAACCCGACTGCGCCGCCACCCCTCTGCCGCAGACCGCTCCCCACGGCCACTGGCTGGCTGCCTGGAACGACAACCCGGACGATGCCAGCGCGCGCTTCGCCCGTGGCCTGAAGAACGCCGAAACGGTGATCACCGACTACGACACGCCGCTGCCCAAGGTCCTTGCCGATCAACTGCGCCAGCAGCTGCAAGGCGGCGGCGATAACGTGCCGGTGGTGGAAGTTCCGGCCGCCAAGCCCTCGGAAACCGTCACCCTGTTCTATTCCGGCGACGGCGGCTGGCGCGACCTCGACCGCGACGTTGCCGCGCAGATGGCCGAGCTGGGCTATCCGGTGGTGGGTGTCGATGCCCTGCGCTACTTCTGGGAGCACAAGACCCCGGAGCAGAGCGCCGCCGACCTCGCCCTGCTGATGCAGCACTACCGCGAGAAGTGGGGAGCCAAGCACTTCGTGCTGGCCGGCTACTCCTTCGGCGCCGACGTGCTGCCGGCGATCTACAATCGTCTGCCGGCGGACGCCAAGAAGGACGTCAGCTCGGTGATCCTGCTGGCCTTCGCCCGCAGCGGCAGCTTCGAGATCGAGGTGCAGGGCTGGCTCGGCAAGGCCGGCCAGGAAGCTTCCACCGGCCCGGAAATGGCCCGCCTGCCCGGACCGAAGGTGCTCTGCGTGTACGGCGTGGAAGAGAAGGACGAGAGCGGCTGCACCCAGCCCCAGGCCGTGGGCGAGAACCTGCAGTTGCCCGGCGGGCACCACTTCGACGAGGACTACCCGGCCCTGGCCAAGCGGCTGGTGAACGCCATCCGCTCCCGCCAGTCAGCCGACGACGAAGGCTGA
- a CDS encoding cytochrome b yields MSLSKTPSRYGSLSIAMHWIMLVLIAAVYFCMEYRTNFPKGSDTRALFSQWHFMLGLSVFVLVWLRLIGRFIYPTPPIVPAPPAWQMVLAKLAHLALYGLMIGLPLAGWIILSAADKPVPFWGMELPHLVDKNPDLAKQVKYWHETIAVLGYWLIGIHALAALFHHYISRDNTLVRMLPGKGEAKPE; encoded by the coding sequence ATGAGCCTGTCCAAGACCCCGTCCCGCTACGGCAGCCTGTCCATTGCCATGCACTGGATCATGCTGGTGCTGATCGCCGCCGTGTACTTCTGCATGGAATATCGCACCAATTTCCCCAAAGGCAGCGACACCCGCGCGCTGTTCTCCCAATGGCACTTCATGCTCGGCCTGAGTGTGTTCGTGCTGGTCTGGCTGCGCCTGATCGGCCGCTTCATCTACCCCACCCCGCCCATCGTTCCGGCACCGCCGGCCTGGCAGATGGTCCTGGCCAAGCTCGCGCACCTGGCGCTGTACGGCCTGATGATCGGCCTGCCGCTGGCCGGCTGGATCATCCTCAGCGCCGCCGACAAGCCGGTGCCGTTCTGGGGCATGGAACTGCCGCATCTGGTGGACAAGAACCCGGACCTGGCCAAGCAGGTGAAGTACTGGCATGAAACCATCGCCGTGCTCGGCTACTGGCTGATCGGTATTCACGCACTGGCCGCGCTGTTCCACCACTACATCAGCCGCGACAACACCCTGGTGCGCATGCTGCCGGGCAAGGGCGAGGCGAAGCCGGAGTAA
- a CDS encoding GNAT family N-acetyltransferase, whose amino-acid sequence MPIQTLSRLAEVDARQWDALLPDDQPFLRHGFLSALEESGSVGGRSGWKPSHRVLLADDGRLLAAAPAYLKSHSYGEYVFDWSWADACLRAGIPYYPKLLVGVPFTPVGGARLLGAPDAALSLVGALAGEVDEGHCSGVHVNFTDAAADALLGAADGWLERLGCQYHWSNRGYRDFQDFLDALSSRKRKQIRKEREQVAGLGLDFVCMEGSELAEAHWDFVYACYSSTYEVRGQAPYLSRAFFSLIGERMPEAIRVVFAHQNGRPVAMAFSLLGGDTLYGRYWGCLAEFDRLHFETCFYQGLDFAIGHGLQRFDAGAQGEHKLIRGFEPVITRSWHRLGHPGLREAVQEFLIGERAGILAYAEEARAALPYRQDCSS is encoded by the coding sequence ATGCCTATCCAGACCCTTTCCCGCCTTGCCGAAGTCGACGCCCGCCAGTGGGACGCCCTGCTGCCGGACGACCAGCCGTTTCTGCGCCATGGCTTTCTCTCCGCCCTGGAGGAAAGCGGCAGCGTCGGCGGCCGCAGCGGCTGGAAACCTTCCCACCGGGTGCTCCTGGCCGACGATGGCCGCCTGCTCGCCGCGGCGCCGGCCTATCTGAAAAGCCACTCCTACGGCGAGTACGTGTTCGACTGGAGCTGGGCGGATGCCTGCCTGCGCGCCGGCATACCCTACTATCCAAAGCTGCTGGTGGGCGTTCCCTTCACCCCGGTCGGCGGCGCTCGCCTGCTCGGCGCGCCGGACGCGGCGCTGAGCCTGGTCGGCGCGCTGGCGGGCGAGGTGGACGAGGGGCATTGCTCCGGCGTGCACGTGAATTTCACCGATGCTGCCGCCGATGCCCTGCTGGGCGCTGCAGATGGTTGGCTGGAGCGCCTGGGTTGCCAGTACCACTGGAGCAACCGCGGCTACCGCGATTTCCAGGACTTTCTCGACGCTCTCAGCTCGCGCAAGCGCAAGCAGATCCGCAAGGAGCGCGAGCAGGTCGCCGGGCTGGGGCTGGATTTCGTCTGTATGGAAGGGAGCGAGCTGGCCGAAGCGCACTGGGACTTCGTCTATGCCTGCTACAGCAGCACCTATGAGGTCCGCGGGCAGGCGCCCTACCTGAGCCGGGCGTTCTTCAGCCTGATCGGCGAGCGTATGCCGGAGGCCATCCGCGTGGTCTTCGCTCACCAGAATGGCCGGCCCGTGGCTATGGCTTTCAGTCTGCTCGGCGGCGATACGTTGTACGGCCGCTACTGGGGCTGCCTGGCGGAGTTCGACCGCCTGCACTTCGAGACCTGTTTCTACCAGGGCCTGGACTTCGCGATCGGCCACGGCCTCCAGCGCTTCGACGCTGGAGCGCAGGGTGAGCACAAGCTGATCCGTGGTTTCGAGCCGGTGATCACCCGCTCCTGGCACCGCCTGGGACATCCCGGACTGCGCGAGGCGGTGCAGGAATTCCTGATAGGGGAGAGGGCGGGCATCCTGGCCTATGCCGAGGAGGCGCGTGCTGCGCTGCCCTATCGTCAGGACTGCTCTTCGTAG
- a CDS encoding glycosyltransferase family 4 protein codes for MRLLIVTDAWLPQVNGVVTSLRALVAELEEMGHTVGLITPQDFRHRPCPSYPEIPLAWNLWTVGEKIADFAPDCVHLATEGPLGWAARRWLVRRGMKFTSAIHTRFPEYVNTRWPWLPLAWGYAFLRRFHAPSQAVLVSSERMRGAFADHAIDNLALWRKGVDILRFQPGEGAPPEEPVFLYVGRLAREKNLEAFLALDLPGRKRVVGDGPQRAELQAAYPQAEFLGYRHGDELAEAYRSASVLAFPSLTDTLGLVMVEALACGTPVAAFPVAGPLDVLEDGVTGVMDADLRSACLRALELDRQACAQWARGQTWRASAQEFLALQVSLTPLPVSAPVSEEPGYVNS; via the coding sequence ATGAGGCTGCTGATCGTCACCGATGCCTGGCTGCCTCAGGTCAACGGCGTGGTCACCAGCCTCAGGGCGCTGGTGGCCGAGCTGGAGGAAATGGGGCATACGGTCGGCCTGATCACCCCGCAGGATTTTCGTCACCGGCCTTGCCCGAGCTATCCGGAAATCCCCCTGGCGTGGAACCTGTGGACAGTCGGCGAGAAGATCGCCGACTTCGCCCCGGACTGCGTCCACCTCGCCACGGAAGGCCCGCTGGGCTGGGCCGCACGGCGTTGGCTGGTGCGCCGCGGGATGAAGTTCACCAGCGCCATCCATACGCGCTTTCCCGAATACGTGAACACTCGCTGGCCCTGGCTGCCGCTGGCCTGGGGTTACGCCTTCCTGCGCCGCTTCCATGCACCGAGCCAGGCCGTGCTGGTGAGCAGCGAGCGCATGCGCGGAGCTTTCGCCGATCACGCCATCGACAACCTGGCGCTGTGGCGCAAGGGGGTGGATATCCTGCGCTTCCAGCCGGGGGAGGGCGCACCGCCGGAGGAGCCGGTGTTCCTCTATGTCGGCCGGCTGGCGCGGGAGAAGAATCTCGAAGCCTTCCTTGCGCTCGACCTGCCGGGACGCAAGCGCGTGGTGGGCGACGGCCCGCAGCGCGCGGAGCTGCAAGCGGCTTATCCACAGGCGGAGTTCCTCGGCTACCGCCACGGCGACGAACTGGCGGAGGCCTATCGCAGCGCCAGTGTGCTGGCCTTCCCGTCGCTGACCGACACCCTCGGCCTGGTAATGGTCGAGGCGCTGGCTTGCGGTACGCCAGTGGCGGCGTTCCCGGTGGCGGGGCCGCTGGATGTCCTGGAGGACGGCGTCACCGGGGTGATGGACGCGGATTTGCGCAGCGCATGCCTGCGGGCGCTGGAGCTGGATCGCCAGGCCTGCGCGCAATGGGCGCGCGGGCAGACCTGGCGGGCATCCGCACAGGAGTTCCTGGCGCTTCAGGTAAGCCTGACGCCATTGCCAGTCAGTGCGCCGGTCAGTGAAGAACCGGGCTACGTGAACAGCTAG
- a CDS encoding UDP-2,3-diacylglucosamine diphosphatase, whose amino-acid sequence MSSAQRMTPTKKQRVRTLWISDVHLGTRDCQAEHLAGFLKRYHADRIYLVGDIIDGWKLRGGIYWPQAHTNVIRRLLTMSKRGTEVIYVTGNHDEFLRRYSSLLLGNIRLVDEIVHTTADGRQLLVIHGDQFDVITRYHKWLAFLGDSAYEFTLTLNRWLNHWRSRYGYGYWSLSAYLKHKVKTAVNFISDFEEAIAHEVHKRGLNGVVCGHIHHAEIRQIGEVEYLNCGDWVESCSALIEHWDGSIELYRLAEEPVRAEAPAVVESAA is encoded by the coding sequence ATGAGCAGCGCGCAACGCATGACGCCGACGAAGAAACAACGGGTGCGGACCCTGTGGATATCCGATGTCCACCTCGGCACCCGCGATTGCCAGGCCGAGCATCTGGCCGGCTTCCTCAAGCGCTACCACGCCGACCGCATCTACCTGGTGGGCGACATCATCGACGGCTGGAAGCTGCGCGGCGGCATCTACTGGCCGCAGGCGCACACCAACGTGATCCGCCGCCTGCTGACCATGAGCAAGCGCGGCACCGAGGTGATCTACGTCACCGGCAACCACGACGAGTTCCTGCGCCGCTATTCCTCGCTGCTGCTGGGCAACATCCGCCTGGTCGACGAGATCGTCCACACCACCGCCGACGGCCGCCAGTTGCTGGTGATCCACGGTGACCAGTTCGACGTCATCACGCGCTACCACAAGTGGCTGGCCTTCCTCGGCGACTCCGCCTACGAGTTCACCCTGACGCTGAACCGCTGGCTGAATCACTGGCGCAGCCGTTACGGCTATGGCTACTGGTCGCTGTCGGCGTACCTCAAGCACAAGGTGAAGACGGCGGTGAACTTCATCAGCGACTTCGAGGAAGCCATCGCCCACGAGGTGCACAAGCGCGGCCTCAACGGCGTGGTCTGCGGGCACATCCACCACGCGGAAATCCGCCAGATCGGCGAGGTGGAATACCTCAATTGCGGTGACTGGGTGGAGTCCTGCTCGGCGCTGATCGAGCACTGGGATGGCAGCATCGAGCTTTACCGCCTGGCCGAGGAACCGGTGCGCGCCGAGGCGCCTGCGGTGGTCGAGTCGGCGGCATGA
- a CDS encoding AraC family transcriptional regulator, translating into MNPILSLRHYSHDHLAHSHSHAQLVLGLSGSLDFEVGGRGSLVTRQTFAVVPREAHHACASPDGSRCLVVDLEDEEDLLGGLGLHSDAGRRLLETPGQRLLNNDQAQLVHWLAGSPLHDPVLARQGAILLLASLAAGQQRVEEPTQLPLASLDSYIDRHAAHPLQVADLARLAGLSAARFHARFLAETGQTPMDYVRQRRLQLGRDLLRGSHQSVGEIAAQVGYASQSAFTAALVRQFGTTARQLRQEARDNSR; encoded by the coding sequence ATGAACCCGATCCTCTCCCTGCGCCACTACAGCCACGACCATCTCGCCCACAGCCACAGCCATGCGCAGCTGGTGCTGGGGCTGTCCGGCAGCCTGGATTTCGAAGTGGGCGGACGCGGCAGCCTGGTGACCCGGCAGACCTTCGCCGTGGTACCGCGCGAGGCCCACCACGCCTGTGCCAGCCCGGACGGCAGCCGCTGCCTGGTGGTGGACCTGGAAGACGAGGAAGACCTGCTCGGTGGCCTGGGCCTGCACAGCGACGCCGGCCGCCGCCTGCTGGAAACCCCCGGCCAGCGCCTGCTCAACAACGACCAGGCGCAACTGGTGCACTGGCTGGCCGGCAGCCCCCTGCATGACCCGGTTCTGGCGCGCCAGGGTGCGATCCTCCTGCTCGCCAGCCTCGCCGCCGGCCAGCAGCGCGTGGAGGAGCCTACGCAATTGCCGTTGGCCAGCCTCGACAGCTACATCGATCGCCACGCTGCGCACCCCTTGCAGGTGGCCGATCTGGCGCGGCTCGCCGGGCTTTCCGCCGCGCGCTTCCATGCCCGCTTCCTCGCCGAAACCGGGCAGACGCCCATGGACTACGTGCGCCAGCGCCGCCTGCAATTGGGCCGCGACCTGCTGCGCGGTTCGCACCAATCGGTCGGCGAGATCGCCGCGCAAGTCGGCTACGCCTCGCAGAGCGCCTTCACCGCCGCCCTGGTGCGCCAGTTCGGCACCACCGCGCGCCAGCTTCGCCAGGAGGCGCGCGACAATTCCCGCT